Genomic DNA from Candidatus Binatia bacterium:
GATTGGGGAAAGGTGACCACGGTTCCCTGGGGCATGGCGTATCCAAAAGCGATTATCGGATGGCCCTATCCTCCGGGCGTGGTTGTTCACCCGACTCCGCTTTACGAAGCGGCAGCGTACAGCTTGATTTTCTTGATCTTGTGGATGCTAAGAACGCACGAACGTCCAGCGGGGTCGCTCCTATGGGCCTATTTCGTTCTCGCCGGTACGGCTCGTTTCTTCGTGGAGTTTCTGCGGATCAATCCCATTTGGTGGCTCGGCCTCACGCAAGCGCAATGGATTAGCTTGAGCCTGGTCATTGCCGGGGCGGTGGGGTTGGTGTGGCCGGCTGTGGTGAGCTTGGGGGCCCGAAAGAGCCGTGGCACCCTATGAAGCAGCGGATCCTTTTGCCGGTGTTCGTGGCCGGGGCGTTGTTGTTTGCCCTGGTCCTCGTCTTGCAAAGCCAGCGTCGGGAGCGGGCTCGTTTTGCAGCACCCTCCTTTCAGGTGCAGACGCTCGACGGCCGCACTGTACGGCTGGAGGACTACCGCGGACGAGTGTTGTTTCTAAATTTCTGGGCAACTTGGTGCCCCCCGTGTCGGGAAGAGATGCCGTCGATGCAGCGCGTGCATCAACGCTTCGCGCAACGCCCATTTGCAATGCTGGCCATCAGCCAAGACGCCTCGCCGGAACCAGTGCGGGCTTTCGCGAACAGTTTACGCCTGAGCTTTCCGATCGGCCTGGATCCGAAGGGGGAACTGCCGGAACGCTACGGTGTGACCGGCTTTCCTGAAACCTTCATCATCGACCCGGAGGGCAAAGTCGTCCGCCACGTCGTTGGCCCGCTCGAGTGGGACGATCCCGAGGCGATCGCTTACCTGGAGGAGGTGATTGCCTCGGCCGAGCGCGCGCCCCAGGACGGGGCGGGCAGGCGTTAACGCGGCTGAGCGTGCAACGCATGGCGGCGCAGAGAAGCATGGCGGCGTTCGTACTGGCAATTGCAGCCGCCCTCTCACTCGTGTTTCCACCGCGATCGGCTCGGGCTCAGAATTTCACGCTTCGATACATCGTATCTTTAGAGAACTCACGGGAACCGGTCGTTTCTGTGCGCTGGGAACTCGCAGGCATTGACGAAGTGCAGGAGATTTCGCTCCGCTTTCGCGGCCCATCTCCAAGGGAGCTAAAAGCCACGGGAATTTTGCTCCAAGAAGGCGAGCGTTGGATTTGGCGGCCCACTCAACCATATGCTCGGCTGTTCTATCGAGTGGACGTCAACTCACGACGCGGATCGCAGCAGCGCTTCGACAGTTACCTCGCGAGCAATTGGCTCGTGTCGCACGCGCGTCAACTTTTCCCGTTGGTAGGAGTGACCTACCGGGCGCCGTACGGTGCGCCGGCGGCGTATTCCAAGCTGCGGTCGCGGGCAACGCTTGCATTTCAAATGCCGCCGGGCTGGCGTTGTGTAGCGCCCTACGCCGCGCGGCAGCAAAACGTGTTCGAGCTCAGCGGCCGGCGCTCTTTTCTTACTCCACGAGGGTGGTTTGCCTGTGGTCATCTCGAAAGCGAGGCGCGGGAAATTGCCGGCGTGCGAATCGAACTTGCGCAAGTGGGCGGCGTGGCTGGCGACCGCGAGGAAATTTTTACTTTTCTTGAAGCCACCTTCCCGTTGCTTCATCGTCTCCTC
This window encodes:
- a CDS encoding TlpA family protein disulfide reductase, which gives rise to MKQRILLPVFVAGALLFALVLVLQSQRRERARFAAPSFQVQTLDGRTVRLEDYRGRVLFLNFWATWCPPCREEMPSMQRVHQRFAQRPFAMLAISQDASPEPVRAFANSLRLSFPIGLDPKGELPERYGVTGFPETFIIDPEGKVVRHVVGPLEWDDPEAIAYLEEVIASAERAPQDGAGRR